The Quatrionicoccus australiensis nucleotide sequence TCTATGCCATGGTGCAAGTGGGTACCAAGCGTAATGCCGGAGACACTGGCTCTGCCAAGGAGGCGGCAACTACGTCCAGCCGTTCGGGCGGCACTGATGCCGTGACGGAAGCGCCAACCACCGGCGAGAGCAAACCTTCGGTGCTGGACCAACTCAAGAGCTACGGAGGAAAAGCTCTCGAAGCGGCGAAATCAGCCAAAAAATCGGCGACGCAGAAGAAGAACAGTTCAAGCTTTCCGTTAGCGGTTGTAGTTGTCTCTGATAGCTCGGAGCACACGACGACCGGTGTTGATATCCGTCAGGGGGCGGCCGCGAAGGTGATCCAGTTGCCGCTGGTCGCCAAGGTGTTGGCCCAGCCGAGTGTCGACGCCGCTGTGCAAGTCACCACCAGCCTGGCCGGACCGCTGGCGCAGTATGGTTCTCAGGCAGCGGTTCCGGACAGTGTCAAACGCGACATACTTGCCAAGGCTGGTGTTCCCATGCCGTCCGGTGCGAATCTCGATGAGTTGCTGAACAAGACCCTGTCGGATGGGAAGTCGGCAGCCACCAGCGGGCTGGCAGGTGCCAATATCAGCCCTGATCAGCAACGTGAGCTATTGCAATCGATAGGACTGTCCAGGTAGCAGTATCTGGCACCCACATGCCATGCCGCTTTGGTTGCCAAGACAAAATATTTCCTTGTCTGGCCTTGGGGAGCGGTCCTTGTCGACTCAGTGGTAAAAGGCGTAGCCGATGAGAATGGCCCCGACCAGCCCGACCGCATCCGCAATCAGCCCGCAGGCCAGTGCGTAGCGGGTTTTCGTGATGCCGACGCTGCCGAAATAGACGGCGAGTACGTAGAAGGTGGTTTCGGTCGAGCCCTGGATGATGGCGGCGAGTTTGCCCGGGAATGAATCGACGCCGTAGGTCGTCATGACGTCCACCATCAGGCCGCGGGCGCCGCTGCCGGAGAGCGTCTTCATCAGGCCGACCGGCAGGGCGGGAACGAAGTCGGCATTGAGGCCCAGCGCCAGGACCAGGCTGCGGATGCCGCCGATCAGGTAGTCCATGCAGCCGGTGCTGCGAAAGACCGAGATGGCGACCAGCATCGCGATCAGGTAGGGAATGATCTGCACGGCAACGCCGAAGCCCTCCTTGGCGCCGTCGACGAAACTCTCGTAGGCATCGATGCCCTGCCAGGCGGCGACGCCGACGAAGAGCACGATGATGGCGACGATGATGCCGCTGCCGAGCAGGCCGATGGCCTGTGCCATTTGCTCGGGCGGCAGGCCGCCCAGCCAGGCGTAGAGGCCGCCGAGCAGGGCCGCGAAGCCGGCGAAGAAGGCAAGCACAGGGCGGCAGAAGAGGTTGATGCGTTGCCACAGCGCCACCGCGACCAGCCCGGCGCAAAACGAGAGGAAGGTGGCGAGCAGGGTGGGCAGGAAGATGTCGGCGGCGTTGAAGCCGATCAGGCCCTGCTTGAGCGCCAGGCTCTGGCGAATGGCGATCACCGAGGTCGGGATCAGCGTGATGCCGGCCGTGTTGAGCACCAGGAACATGATCATCGGGTTGCTTGCCGTGTCCGGCTGCGGATTGATTTCCTGCAGTTCGCGCATGGCCTTGAGGCCGAGCGGCGTCGCTGCGTTGTCGAGGCCGAGGATGTTGGCCGAGACATTCATGACGATGCTGCCGCTGGCCGGGTGGCCGGGCGGGATGTCGGGGAAGATGCGGCGGAACAGCGGTGCGATGAGTCGGCCGAACAGCTGGATCAGGCCGCCGCGCTCGCCGATTTTCATGATGCCCAGCCACAGGCTCATGACGCCGACCAGGCCGAGCGAGACTTCGAAGCCGGTCCGGGCGCTGTCGAACAGGCCGGCGAGGACGCGCGAAAAGACATCCAGGTCGCCCTGGAGCAATTGCAGCAGCGCCGCGGCGAAACCGACCAGAATGAAGGAAATCCAGACGCGATTGAGCAAGTTCGTTGCGGCCTTATTCCGGGGGAATGCGGCCAGCCGGGAAATGGAAAGCACGCAGTCTAGCGGTCCGGCCGCCGCCTGTCATCGCAAGCGCCTCAGGGTAGCGCCCAGGCGGCGCGGAAATGCGCGTATTCGGCTGCCGGCAGCTGGACGAGCAGCGGCGCCGCGGCGCCGTCGAGCCAGGCGCAGATTTCGCTGATCTCGGCCAGTGCGCCGGCTGTGCAGCCGGCGGTCGGCACGCCGGCCGCTTGCCAGACGTGCAGGAAAATGCAGGAGCCGGCCCCGGCGAGCGGTTCGGGGCTGTTGTGGGCGATCACCGCACCGATCGCGTAGCGTTCATCGGCGCGTCGCATGTCTTCATGCGAGGCCCAGTCACATGCCGAATTTTCAGCCAGGTCGACAAACCGGTTGTAATGCGCCGATGCCGGATCGTCCACGCATTTCAGGTCAGGGGTTGCCGCACGATAGGGTAACCGGGCGCTGCGGGCGAAAGCGGTTTCCGGGCCGGCATAGCCGAACAGTTCGCTGATCGCGAAAATCCCGGCCGGTGCGCAGCCATCGCCTTCCCGCTTGTGCGGTCCCGGACGGTCGACCGCGTCATGCAGGCCAATTCCCCAGGCCATCCCGCTCCGTCCAAGGCTGACCGGGATGCGGGCGCCAAGTGCTTGCCAGGCGGCGTACTGGCCTGGTCGGGCATAGCGCTGCAATTCGCCTGTCGAGCGGGTCCAGTCCTGTGCTACGACGACCAGCAACTGGCTTGAGTTTGCCAGAGGCGAAGGCGTCGGCGGTGTGGCGTGGTCGGGGGCTGGAGTATCCATGGGCGCTGTCAAATTTGGGGCGCCGGTGTTTGCCGGCGTGCTGGATTCTACCCATGCCATGGCGGGGGCGTCACGCAGCAGCTGGTGCGCCGATATTGCCGCCTTTCATGCATGCACCGGCATTTTGCCGCTGCCGTGGCGAGAATACGGCCTACTCGTGGATAAACGCGCTGAGAGCCTCGATTACTTTGGTCGGGGCGCTGATGTGCGGCAAATGACCATCCGCATCAATAAGCTGCAACTGGCTACCCGGTATTTTCATGTTCAGATACTCGGCAATTGCCAAAGGGACCGCGTTATCGTGCATCGTCTGAATAATGAGCGTAGGTTGCGCCAGCTTGCCGATTTCATTCCGGTAATCGGATTGCAGGATGGAACAGAGTACGGTGAGCATGCGATCGGCCGGGATGGACTTGAGCGAGTCGGCAAACTGATTGGTCAGTTCCGGTCGGTCCGGATTTCCCATCATGGCTGGCGCAAAAGCATCCGCCCAGGTTTTGCTGTTGGCGGCAACCCGGTCATAGATTGCATCGATATCCTTCAACGTGAAACCACCGCGATAGGTTTCATCATCGAGATAGTGGGGAGACGAGCCGATCATCACCACCCTGGATACGAGTTCGGGGCGGTTGATGGCGGCCAGTGCGCAAACCATTCCGCCGGCCGAGTGTCCGACCAGAATGGCATCGCGTAATTTCAATGCAACACAGACTTCAATCAGGTCGGTTGCATACTGGTTCAGGTTCAGATAGTGGTGCTGGGAAAACGCCTGCGGATCGGAGTTGCCGGCGCCAACATTGTCCAGCAAGACAATCCTGAAGTCGCTCATGAACGGTGCAGCCACTTCTCGCCAGGCATGTTGGTCGGTGCCCAGGCCATGCACGAAGACAATGGCGCGTTTTGCGGTCAGGTTGCCGGTCAGCGTGACATGGTTTCGCTTGATTGGGTCGATGGGCATGGTTAAAGCCAATTGGCATTTTGCGGGGTTGCGATTTAGGCAATGCCGTCCCGAATTAAGTTCAGCGTTGCGTCAAGAATAAGCCGGGGCTTTGGCTGGCCGTGAGCGCAAACGGAAGTTGCTCCCCCTTGGGGTAAAATCGCAGCCTTCATCCTCATCCGGCGTATCCGCATGGAATTTCTCGCGCAGTTCATCGATATCGTGCTCCACCTCGACAAGCATCTCGCCTTGCTGGTGCAGCAATACGGCTTGTGGATCTATGGCATTTTGTTTTTCATCGTCTTTGCCGAAACCGGTTTTGTCGTGACGCCTTTCCTGCCCGGCGATTCGCTGCTGTTCGTGGCCGGGGCGCTGGCGGCGCTGGGCGAGGGCGGCATGGATATCTTCGTGCTGATCGGCGTGCTGTCGGCGGCGGCGATACTCGGCAACATGCTCAATTACCAGATCGGCCGCTTTTTCGGGCCCAAGGTGTTCCATTGGGAGAACTCGCGCTTCTTCAACCGCAACGCGCTGATCAAGACGCATGCCTTTTATGAAAAGCATGGCGGCAAGACATTGGTGCTGTCGCGTTTCCTGCCGCTGTTCCGGACCTTTGCGCCCTTCGTGGCCGGTATCGGTGCGATGTCCTACGCCAGATTTACCCTTTTCAACCTGATCGGCGCGATCGGCTGGGTTGTTACGCTGTGTGCTGCCGGTTACTGGCTGGGCAATATCGCCTGGGTCAAGGCCAACCTGTCGCTGATCATCATCGGCATTGTCGTGTCTTCCCTGGTGCCGATCGGTATCGGTTACCTGAAAACCCGGGAAGCCTGATGCGCTGGCTGGTCATCCTGCTGGTGCTCAGCCTGTCGGCCTGTTCGACGCGCCTGGGCAAGGATGGCCGGACCGAGACGACGGTCGACGCCAAATATCTGATCAAAACCGAGGTCGACCGGATCGCCGATACCGGGCGTGCCGAGGTCATGGGCGGCTTGATGCTGATTGCCGACAAGCTCTACAAGCGCAATCCCAAGGAATGGAAAAAGGCGGGGCTGGCCAGTCGCGAGGCGGCGCTCGAGCGCCTCAGCCTGCGCAACCAGCGCAGTTGGCCGGAACTGGCCGGGGCGCGCGAAGGGCCGGCGGCGGCGCTGGCTTTCAGCGAGACGTTCAGTGGCGACCGGGTCGCGGCGCTGATGTTCGGGCTGTTGAGCATGGCCGATGCCGCCTTCGAGCACAAGGAAGAGTTCTACATCCTCGACGGCCTGAACGAGATCAAGCTCTACAACTGCGCCCGCAACATGGAGGTGGCGATCTGGAAGCTCGGCCACGACAGAAATCCGGCGGGTGAGCCTTATCTGTTGTCGAAC carries:
- a CDS encoding nucleoside recognition domain-containing protein, with product MLNRVWISFILVGFAAALLQLLQGDLDVFSRVLAGLFDSARTGFEVSLGLVGVMSLWLGIMKIGERGGLIQLFGRLIAPLFRRIFPDIPPGHPASGSIVMNVSANILGLDNAATPLGLKAMRELQEINPQPDTASNPMIMFLVLNTAGITLIPTSVIAIRQSLALKQGLIGFNAADIFLPTLLATFLSFCAGLVAVALWQRINLFCRPVLAFFAGFAALLGGLYAWLGGLPPEQMAQAIGLLGSGIIVAIIVLFVGVAAWQGIDAYESFVDGAKEGFGVAVQIIPYLIAMLVAISVFRSTGCMDYLIGGIRSLVLALGLNADFVPALPVGLMKTLSGSGARGLMVDVMTTYGVDSFPGKLAAIIQGSTETTFYVLAVYFGSVGITKTRYALACGLIADAVGLVGAILIGYAFYH
- a CDS encoding L,D-transpeptidase family protein — encoded protein: MDTPAPDHATPPTPSPLANSSQLLVVVAQDWTRSTGELQRYARPGQYAAWQALGARIPVSLGRSGMAWGIGLHDAVDRPGPHKREGDGCAPAGIFAISELFGYAGPETAFARSARLPYRAATPDLKCVDDPASAHYNRFVDLAENSACDWASHEDMRRADERYAIGAVIAHNSPEPLAGAGSCIFLHVWQAAGVPTAGCTAGALAEISEICAWLDGAAAPLLVQLPAAEYAHFRAAWALP
- a CDS encoding alpha/beta fold hydrolase, which translates into the protein MPIDPIKRNHVTLTGNLTAKRAIVFVHGLGTDQHAWREVAAPFMSDFRIVLLDNVGAGNSDPQAFSQHHYLNLNQYATDLIEVCVALKLRDAILVGHSAGGMVCALAAINRPELVSRVVMIGSSPHYLDDETYRGGFTLKDIDAIYDRVAANSKTWADAFAPAMMGNPDRPELTNQFADSLKSIPADRMLTVLCSILQSDYRNEIGKLAQPTLIIQTMHDNAVPLAIAEYLNMKIPGSQLQLIDADGHLPHISAPTKVIEALSAFIHE
- a CDS encoding DedA family protein, giving the protein MEFLAQFIDIVLHLDKHLALLVQQYGLWIYGILFFIVFAETGFVVTPFLPGDSLLFVAGALAALGEGGMDIFVLIGVLSAAAILGNMLNYQIGRFFGPKVFHWENSRFFNRNALIKTHAFYEKHGGKTLVLSRFLPLFRTFAPFVAGIGAMSYARFTLFNLIGAIGWVVTLCAAGYWLGNIAWVKANLSLIIIGIVVSSLVPIGIGYLKTREA